A genomic stretch from Erigeron canadensis isolate Cc75 chromosome 9, C_canadensis_v1, whole genome shotgun sequence includes:
- the LOC122581825 gene encoding uncharacterized protein LOC122581825 isoform X2 produces the protein MALALCFKPLSLPLNHTLQCPTSRRFSAMCSAVAQSDSSSQSLSSSPAVTHRPAVILPGLGNNTGDYQKLALTLQGYGVPTVVANVSRVDWLRNAAGLVDPNYWRGTLQPRPVLDCVGGSLSIIGHSAGGWLARVYMEEFTQANISLLLTLGSPLQPPPKGLPGVVDQTRGLLNYVEKNCKKAVYTPELRYVCVAGRYIQGSRFFGNSDPSTTIPIAIEQTVPDDIIANNTSTITSNGATFRTRFIGQGYKQVCGQADVWGDGVVPEVSAHLEGAFNITLDGVYHSPVGSDDESRPWYGSPAVLEQWVHHLLN, from the exons ATGGCATTGGCCCTGTGTTTTAAACCTCTGTCCTTACCATTAAACCATACATTACAATGTCCTACTTCACGGCGGTTCTCCGCCATGTGCTCTGCTGTAGCTCAATCCGATTCTTCCTCTCAGTCGTTATCGTCGTCTCCAGCAGTCACTCATCGTCCTGCTGTCATTCTTCCT GGCTTAGGGAACAATACAGGTGACTATCAGAAATTAGCATTGACTTTACAAGGATATGGTGTTCCAACTGTGGTGGCCAATGTTTCGAGAGTTGACTGGCTAAGGAATGCTGCTGGCTTGGTTGACCCTAATTACTGGCGAGGCACACTCCAACCTCGCCCTGTTCTTGATTG TGTAGGTGGCTCCTTGTCGATTATTGGACACTCTGCTGGAGGGTGGCTGGCTCGGGTGTACATGGAAGAGTTCACTCAGGCAAATATTTCCTTGCTTCTCACTCTGGGATCACCTCTTCA GCCACCACCAAAAGGGTTGCCCGGAGTTGTTGACCAAACAAGGGGTTTGTTGAATTATGTAGAAAAAAACTGCAAGAAGGCTGTTTATACTCCAGAACTGAGATACGTCTGTGTTGCAGGAAG GTATATCCAGGGGAGTCGTTTCTTTGGTAACTCAGATCCTTCCACAACTATTCCAATTGCCATCGAGCAAACTGTTCCTGATGACATTATTGCAAATAATACAAGCACCATAACATCAAACGGTGCTACATTTCGCACTCGCTTCATTGGTCAAGGCTATAAACAG GTGTGTGGCCAGGCAGACGTATGGGGTGATGGAGTTGTTCCAGAGGTATCAGCTCATCTGGAGGGTGCTTTTAACATTACTTTGGACGGGGTGTATCACTCACCCGTTGGTTCTGACGATGAATCAAGACCGTGGTATGGCTCACCAGCTGTCCTAGAGCAATGGGTACACCACCTACTCAACTAG
- the LOC122581825 gene encoding uncharacterized protein LOC122581825 isoform X1 produces the protein MALALCFKPLSLPLNHTLQCPTSRRFSAMCSAVAQSDSSSQSLSSSPAVTHRPAVILPGLGNNTGDYQKLALTLQGYGVPTVVANVSRVDWLRNAAGLVDPNYWRGTLQPRPVLDWYLGRVDEAVNEALKQSKGGSLSIIGHSAGGWLARVYMEEFTQANISLLLTLGSPLQPPPKGLPGVVDQTRGLLNYVEKNCKKAVYTPELRYVCVAGRYIQGSRFFGNSDPSTTIPIAIEQTVPDDIIANNTSTITSNGATFRTRFIGQGYKQVCGQADVWGDGVVPEVSAHLEGAFNITLDGVYHSPVGSDDESRPWYGSPAVLEQWVHHLLN, from the exons ATGGCATTGGCCCTGTGTTTTAAACCTCTGTCCTTACCATTAAACCATACATTACAATGTCCTACTTCACGGCGGTTCTCCGCCATGTGCTCTGCTGTAGCTCAATCCGATTCTTCCTCTCAGTCGTTATCGTCGTCTCCAGCAGTCACTCATCGTCCTGCTGTCATTCTTCCT GGCTTAGGGAACAATACAGGTGACTATCAGAAATTAGCATTGACTTTACAAGGATATGGTGTTCCAACTGTGGTGGCCAATGTTTCGAGAGTTGACTGGCTAAGGAATGCTGCTGGCTTGGTTGACCCTAATTACTGGCGAGGCACACTCCAACCTCGCCCTGTTCTTGATTG GTATTTGGGTCGGGTTGACGAGGCTGTCAATGAAGCTTTGAAACAATCTAAAG GTGGCTCCTTGTCGATTATTGGACACTCTGCTGGAGGGTGGCTGGCTCGGGTGTACATGGAAGAGTTCACTCAGGCAAATATTTCCTTGCTTCTCACTCTGGGATCACCTCTTCA GCCACCACCAAAAGGGTTGCCCGGAGTTGTTGACCAAACAAGGGGTTTGTTGAATTATGTAGAAAAAAACTGCAAGAAGGCTGTTTATACTCCAGAACTGAGATACGTCTGTGTTGCAGGAAG GTATATCCAGGGGAGTCGTTTCTTTGGTAACTCAGATCCTTCCACAACTATTCCAATTGCCATCGAGCAAACTGTTCCTGATGACATTATTGCAAATAATACAAGCACCATAACATCAAACGGTGCTACATTTCGCACTCGCTTCATTGGTCAAGGCTATAAACAG GTGTGTGGCCAGGCAGACGTATGGGGTGATGGAGTTGTTCCAGAGGTATCAGCTCATCTGGAGGGTGCTTTTAACATTACTTTGGACGGGGTGTATCACTCACCCGTTGGTTCTGACGATGAATCAAGACCGTGGTATGGCTCACCAGCTGTCCTAGAGCAATGGGTACACCACCTACTCAACTAG
- the LOC122581640 gene encoding glycine-rich protein A3-like — protein sequence MSGEEHHNTQDKGLLGNLAGYAAGAAQNHQQHGGGYPPQQGYPPQGYPPQQGYPPQGYPPQGYPPAGYPSHSAPHNSGGHGPGMGSLLAGGAAAAAAAYGAHQLTGHGGHNASHGGHSMIPGMGGHGGHNVSHGTHNMIPGMGGMGHYSGGKHGKHGGGKFKAGKHGKGKHGKFGKHKGKHSGFKKWK from the exons ATGAGTGGAGAGGAACATCATAATACTCAGGATAAGGGGTTGCTTGGTAATCTCGCTGGATATGCAGCTGGAGCGGCACAGAACCATCAACAACATGGCGGGGGATACCCTCCTCAACAAGGGTATCCGCCACAAGGGTACCCACCGCAACAAGGATACCCCCCACAAGGATATCCCCCACAAGGGTACCCTCCAGCCGGGTATCCTAGTCACTCAGCTCCACATAATTCAGGAG gaCATGGGCCTGGTATGGGATCTTTGCTAGCCGGAGGTGCAGCTGCTGCGGCTGCAGCCTATGGGGCTCACCAGCTAACTGGGCACGGAGGCCATAATGCATCACATGGAGGCCATAGCATGATTCCAGGCATGGGGGGACATGGAGGCCATAATGTATCACATGGAACCCATAACATGATTCCAGGCATGGGGGGCATGGGCCATTACAGTGGCGGCAAACATGGTAAACACGGTGGTGGCAAGTTCAAGGCTGGTAAGCATGGCAAAGGGAAACATGGCAAGTTTGGCAAACACAAGGGCAAGCACTCCGGATTCAAGAAATGGAAGTAA